The following are encoded together in the Zingiber officinale cultivar Zhangliang chromosome 8A, Zo_v1.1, whole genome shotgun sequence genome:
- the LOC122008587 gene encoding uncharacterized protein LOC122008587: protein MKRGFRNFCHGVNSTSTLKQKAEADMSCAAASSVVGSYMEESHAAGSPMTLEQMILELDMEEKATRRDGVDEFGELPRRMSCVNNSDILRSAQSALSQYPRFSLDGRDAMCRSSFRNLRARPSDFEGGRRIGPCYGKFLGASCRPSYQLDLERNLCLPPTVAGESVVWCKPGVVAKLMGLDALPVPVGGCNGRTSRQTVSTASACRKHCLRRNAKQELERERLHLGLGHGCMGRVESSGSCPAAGNQYRLMNPISVDHGRSMEDHKFGHAR from the coding sequence ATGAAGAGAGGATTCAGAAACTTCTGTCATGGTGTCAACTCCACATCCACCCTGAAGCAGAAAGCTGAAGCCGATATGTCCTGTGCCGCTGCTTCGTCAGTCGTCGGTTCATACATGGAGGAGAGCCATGCAGCAGGCAGCCCTATGACACTGGAGCAGATGATCCTAGAACTGGACATGGAGGAAAAGGCCACAAGAAGGGATGGGGTGGATGAATTCGGCGAGCTCCCCCGGAGGATGTCATGCGTTAACAACTCCGACATTCTCCGATCAGCACAGAGTGCTTTGAGCCAATATCCACGCTTCTCGCTTGACGGGAGAGATGCAATGTGCCGGTCATCATTCCGAAACTTGAGAGCGAGGCCCAGCGACTTTGAGGGAGGCCGACGAATAGGGCCCTGCTATGGCAAGTTCCTGGGTGCATCTTGCAGGCCTAGTTATCAGCTGGACCTGGAGAGGAATTTGTGTCTGCCTCCGACTGTGGCTGGGGAGAGTGTTGTTTGGTGCAAGCCTGGAGTTGTCGCCAAACTGATGGGGCTGGATGCTCTGCCAGTGCCGGTCGGAGGTTGTAACGGCAGAACTAGTAGACAGACGGTGAGCACTGCTTCAGCTTGTAGGAAACATTGTCTCAGGAGGAATGCGAAGCAGGAGCTGGAGAGGGAAAGGCTTCACTTGGGACTTGGCCATGGTTGCATGGGGAGAGTAGAGTCGTCAGGATCTTGCCCGGCAGCCGGAAACCAGTACCGGTTGATGAATCCAATATCTGTTGATCATGGCCGGAGCATGGAGGATCACAAGTTCGGGCATGCTCGATAG